The DNA sequence CGAAATTGCTTGTGATTGGTGAAGGAACTTCAGAAATCCAGCGTATTGTCATTGCGAAACATCTTGGCTGCTGACAGCTCGCAGGAGGAATTGTCAATGAGAAAAATTCTAATTGCAAATCGTGGTGAAATTGCATCAAGAATCATTCGTACATGTAAAGAACTCGGTATTTTGACTGTAGCAATCTATTCTGAGGCCGATAAAGAGGCTCCTTTTGTGTCGCAGGCTGATGAAGCATACTTGCTTGGTGCGCCTCGTGTCGAAGAGAGCTATATGGACATGGATAAGGTTTTTGAAATTGCTAATCAGTCAGGTGCAGAGGCAATCCACCCAGGTTATGGCTTCTTTAGTGAAAATGCAGCTTTTGCCAAACGCTGTAAAGAGGAAGGCATTACATTCATAGGGCCTTCGCCTGAAGTCATTGCAAAAATGGGTAATAAAATTGAAGCAAGATTACTTATGAAACAAGCAGGTATGCCTGTTGTTCCTGGCACTGATCAAGCTGTGGAATCTGCTGAAGAAGCGGTAGAAGCAGCAGAAAAGATTGGATACCCGGTTATGCTGAAAGCTGCCGCTGGCGGTGGAGGAATTGGCATGGTATCTGCTGCTAATCGGGAAGAGTGCGTGAAAGCATTTGCCAGCAACTCCGAGAGGGCCAAAAGATTCTTTGGCGACGGCTCTATGTTCGTAGAGAAAAAAATAGAAAACGCTCGGCATATAGAAGTACAGATTATTGCGGATGATAATGGAAATGTTATACACTTGTTCGATCGTGAGTGTTCCATACAGCGTCGCAACCAGAAGGTAATTGAAGAAGCAGTTTCTCCTTTTCTGTCTGAACAGACAAGAAACGAGATTTGCATGAGTGCAGTAAATGCTGCTAAATCAATTGGCTATGTGAATGCTGGAACTTTTGAATTTATTGCTGACGAACAGGAAAATTTCTATTTCCTTGAAATGAATACAAGAATTCAGGTGGAGCATCCTGTAACAGAAGAAGTTACAGGTATTGATATTGTTCAAGAGCAACTGAATGTGGCAAGAGGAAAAGCGATATTGATTGATCAGTCTGAAGTGAAACGCATAGGTCATGCTATAGAGGCTCGGATTTATGCGGAAGATCCGCACACGTTTTTCCCTTCCCCTGGCAAAATTACAACATTGATTGTGCCGGAAATGGAGAACCTGCGCAATGAAGTTGCCGTTGTTGAAGACTATACGGTGACACCATTTTATGACCCGATGATTGCCAAGGTAATTGCAAGAGGTGAAAATCGTGAAGAAGCTTGTGATGCTTTGATTGCAGGTCTTGAAAAATGGCAGATTGAAGGGATTAAGACGAATAAGCAGATGGTCCTTGATATTCTAAAATCTGCTGAATTCAAAGATGGAAATACGACAACAGATTTTGTAGCAAAGTATTATTTGCCGAATAGCAAAAAATAGAACTAAACGGATTTTACAAAAATTTACATCAAGATTTGCATGTTTATAGGAGGAAGCAATAATGCATGAAATTAAAGCTAGTATGGCAGGGAACGTTTGGAAAATAGTTGTCGAAGCGGGAGAGACTGTCGAAGCTGGTCAAGACGTAGTTATTCTCGAATCAATGAAAATGGAAATTCCGATTAGTACTGAATCTAAAGGTATTGTTAAAGAGATTAAAGTAGAGGAAGGCAGCTTTGTAAATGAGGGCGATGTTCTCATCACGCTTGAAGCTTAATGCTGCTCTTAGAGAGGTGCTTGGATGAGTGAATGGATTGCTGTCGAGCAGATTTCTGAACATACCTTAGTATTTAAATTAAATCGTCCAGAAGCGGCGAATGCTTTATCTCTGGAATTACTTCATCAACTGAATGGATGTCTAGACCGGATACAAGCAGACGATTTACTTAATTGTTTGATTATAACTGGCAGCGGGTCTAAGGCTTTTTGTGCCGGTGCTGACTTGAAAGAACGACGTGAAATGAATGGAGAACAGGTAAAGAGTACGGTTAAGCTTATCGGTGACACCTTCCGTAAAATCGAATCTTTGCCAATGCCTACGATTGCAGCAATTAATGGGGCGGCATTTGGCGGAGGCCTGGAGCTTGCCCTTGCATGTGATCTACGAGTCATTTCTAAAAACGCAAAAGTCGGGCTTACAGAAACTAGCCTAGCGATTATTCCTGGAGGAGGAGGCACTCAAAGACTCCCCCGCTTAATTGGAAAAGGCATGGCTAAGAAAATGATCTTCGAAGCAAAGCCAGTGACTGCAGAGAAAGCTTTTTCTCTAGGGATTGCTGAAGAACTTGTTGAGGCGGAAGAGCTTATGCCGGCGGCTCTTTCAATAGCTGACAATATATCTGGAAACGGACCTATTGCATTGCGTCTCGCTAAGAAGGCAATTGAGGCTGGTCTGGAAACTTCACTTGAATCAGGCTTGCAATTGGAACACGAGCTTTATCTACAAACCTTACATACTGAAGACCGAATTGAAGGTTTGCAAGCTTTCAAAGAAAAGCGCAAACCATGCTACAAAGGAAAATAGCTCCAAGGAGTGGAATTATGTCCTATTTGGATAAACATGAAGAAGTTACTTCGCGAATTAAAAGAGGCGGAAAAGAGAAATACCATGAAAAGAATGAAGAAAAAGGCAAACTTTTCGTACGAAAACGTCTAGAACTTCTTTTTGATGAAGGAACTGAAATAGAGGATGCTATTTTTGCAAATTGTGAAGATCCAACATTGCCGGCCGATGGTGTAGTGACGGCAATTGGGACGATCAATGGGCAAAAGGTATGCGCTATTGCCAATGACTCCACTGTAAAAGCAGGATCATGGGGAAAACGGACAGTTGAAAAAATTATACGCATGCAGGAAACAGCTGAAAAACTGGAAATTCCGCTTATTTACCTTGTTGATTCAGCAGGTGCTCGGATTACAGATCAGATTGAAATGTTCCCTGGCAGGAGAGGTGCCGGGCGGATCTTCCATAATCAGATCAAATTGTCAGGGCGCATCCCTCAAATCTGTTTGCTCTTTGGTCCATCAGCGGCGGGTGGAGCATACATTCCAGCATTTTGTGATATTGTCGTTATGGTTGAAGGGAACGCTTCTATGTATTTGGGCTCTCCACGCATGGCCGAAAAGGTAATTGGCGAAAAGGTCAGCTTGGAAGAGATGGGTGGTGCCCGCATGCATTGTAGTATATCTGGGTGTGGCGATGTGCTTGCGGAAACTGAAGAAGAAGCAATCGAATTTGCTCGTAAATATTTAGGTTACTTCCCAGCAAATTATAGACAGAAGCCTGCTCATTCAGATATCGTAAAGCCAAAAGAATTTGAAAAAGGTATCGCTGATATTTTGCCGGAAAACCAGAATGCTGCTTTCAATATGCATGACTTGATAGCTCGAATCATTGATGAAGACTCTTTCGTGGAAATTAAAAAGCTTTTCGCAGGCGAAATTATTACGGGGCTGGCAAGAATGAATGGTATGCCTCTCGGTATTATCGCGAACCAGCCTCGTGTAAAAGGCGGGGTACTTTTCCCTGACTCAGCTGATAAGGCTGCTAAATTTATTCAACTATGTGATGCATTCCACATTCCGCTCCTATTCCTTGCAGATGTTCCTGGCTTCATGATTGGTACTAGTGTAGAAAAAGCGGGTATTATCCGCCATGGTGCCAAGATGCTTGCATCTATGAGTGAAGCGACTGTACCAAAGATATCTGTCATTGTTAGAAAAGCATATGGTGCTGGGCTTTATGCTATGGCCGGTCCGGCGTTTGAACCAGATGCCTGTCTGGCACTTCCTACAGCTCAAATTGCGGTAATGGGACCAGAGGCTGCAGTAAATGCTGTCTATGCTAATAAAATTGCGGAACTTCCTGAAGAGGAAAGGCCTGCTTTTATTAAAGAGAAGCAAGATGAATTTAAAGCAGAAATTGATATTTATCGACTTGCTTCGGAGCTTGTCATCGATGATATTGTACAGCCCGATCAATTACGCAAGGAACTTTCTCGCCGCTATGAAACATATAGTACAAAAGATATTCAGTTCACAAAGCGTAAGCATGGCGTTTATCCTGTTTGAGTAAAGAAGAGTGCTGGTCATTCGGCACTCTTCTTTACTATGTTATAATATAATTATGTAAACTAAAGGAGTGTTCTTTTTGAAAAATATAATGCTCGTTGATGGTATGGCATTGCTGTTCCGTGGCTTTTTTGCAACTTCATTCAGAGGTAATTTCATGCTTAACAATAGTGGAACTCCAACCAATGGAGTTTACCAATTTACTAGATACTTGCTTGATGCGGCTGAATATTTCCAGCCTTCACATCTAATCTGCTGCTGGGACATGGGAAGTAAAACATTCCGTACAGAACTTTTTACAGATTACAAAGCGAATCGCGGTGCTCCTCCTGAAGAACTAATTCCGCAATTTGAAATGGCAAAAGAGGTCGCTGAGATTCTTGAAATTCCCAATGTTGGTATTGACAATTTTGAAGCGGATGATTGTATCGGAACATTGGCACAGTTGTATGCGGTTGATAATACAGTAACAATCCTAACAGGAGATCAGGATATTCTTCAACTTGTACAGCCGGGCATTGAAGTGGCAATTATGCGAAAAGGAATGGGAAATTATGAAGTGTTTACAGCTGATAATTTCCAAGAAAAGAGAGGACTCCAACCTAGTCAGATTATTGATTTGAAAGGATTGATGGGGGATACTTCTGATAACTATCCAGGAGTTAAAGGGATCGGTGAAAAGACTGCACTTAAACTCCTCCAGGAACATAAGACGATTGACTTGATTCTTGAACAGTTGGATCAGCTTCCTAAAGGAGTAAGAACAAAAATTGAAAATGATTTGGACATGTTGCATGTTTCTAGGGAACTTGCTGCAATCAAATGTGATGTAGAAATAGAGTGTCCACTTGAACGTGCTGAGTGGAAATACGACAGGGAAATCGTCAGGACAACACTTTTAGAAAAAGATTTAGAAAGAATTGCAAAGTTAGTTTGATTCATACGTATAGAAAACCCGGCTGCCAGCGAAATACGGCAGCCGGGTTTTTGTATACCCAATAAAATCTGTCTATACCTCCTGGATAATCTAAATACCCTTGCAATAATCAAAATACTTTATAGGGTATATGTTTAAAGTTCAAGGGTATATATTTTATGCTTATAGGTATATAAGCTGGAACATGAGGTATAACGGGCTTTTTTATGATTTCTGAGAAATGCTCGTGTTTATTAGGAATTCAAAAGGGAACAGCATTTTTAGCAATTACATTCATAAAGGAGTTGACGCATAACATGAGTACAAGACATGAATCGATTTGGAACGGAACGGTGGAGCAGCCCTCTTTTAAACCACTTAAAGAAGATATTGAAGCAGATATCGTAGTCGCTGGTGGAGGAATTGCAGGGATAACAACCGCTTTCCTTCTTTCTCAAGAAGGTAAAAATGTTGTATTACTGGAAGCTCGCACGTTGCTCAGTGGTACGTCAGGTTATACGACAGCGAAATTATCGGCGCAACATTATTTAATTTATGCAAAGCTAATTGAACTATATGGAGAAAACATAGCCAAACTTTATTATGAAGCGAACTGTAATGCGATTAGTTCAATCGAATCTTGGGCGGAAGCAAGAGGAATAGATTGTGACTTTTTAAGGGAAGACAGTTATGTTTTTACGAAACAGCAAGAAATGAAATCCTCGCTTGAAAAAGAAGCTGAAGCTTATAAGAAATTATGTATTGATGGAGATGTGATTGAAGGAAGTCCTGCTTTCAGTGATGCTGTAGCATCGCCTGTCATGCGCAATCAAGCGATGTTCCATCCTGGGAAATGGTTGAAGGGCTTAATTCATGAAATGGAAAATGCGGGTGTACGAATTTTTGAGAACACATCGCTTGAAGATGTAGAGAAGACAGATGACAAGATCGTCTGCAAAACAGGGACAGAGCACAATATAACTTGCAGTGACCTTGTCATTGCTACACATTTCCCTGTATATGCTGAAAATAAATTTTATGTGAATAATATGTCTGCTGAAAGCTCAGTCGCAATGGCGTTCAAGACAGACAAGCAGCTTCCGACAGGAATGTATATTACTGCGGAAATGCCCAAATGGACAATGCGAAACGTGAAAGTCGGAGAAGAATCTTATATACTTGTTGGCGGTGAAAGCCATCCTACAGGTGACGGGATGTCCGAGGAGGAAAGGTACAATCGGACAGCTCTTTACGCAGAGGAGCATTTGGGCTTAACAAAACCGGCATTCCGCTGGTCCACTCGCGATTACTTCTCACCAGATCATATTCCCTTAGTTGGGCATTTGCATGAGGACACCGACCATATATACGTATTGACCGGCTTTAGCAAATGGGGGCTTTCCAATTCAACAGCTGGTGCCCAGATTATAAAGGACTTGATCATGGGAAATGATAACCCATATATCGCTCTCTACTCCCCACAGCGTGAGCGAGAGGAATGGACAGCTTCAAGCGGAGAAAATGAAGCGGTGAAGACATACGGCGCGAATAAAACAATTGAGAATCTAAAAAACAACCAGGCGGCCGTGATCAAGAAAGATGATAAGGATATTGGAGTATTCAAAGATGAAAATGGTGAGCTTCATTACATTGATCTTTCTTGTACTCATATGGGCTGCGGAGTGAAATGGAATGACGGTGACCTCACATGGGATTGCCCATGCCATGCGTCAAGGTTTAGTGCAACAGGTGAAGTCATCGGCGGTCCTGCAACTGAGCCCCTTGAGAAAATAGATCATCTATAATCATTAGCTGCCTGGTCAAAAAAGGATGATGACATTATGACAATGGAGCAGCAAAGATTAAATGAATACAAAAGAAATTTCCCACTTATTCAACAGTTAATGGACCGGGAGCCAGTTAGCTGGATTAATCCGAACAGAAAACCATTTGATGAAATTAAAAACCTCCCTGTAAATATGGAAGATATTTTGGAGGCAGAAGCTCTCTGGCATCGTTTTCAGCCTTTCTTTATGGAAGCTTTTCCAGAAACAGCAGCGAGTAAAGGGATTATTGAATCTCCTTTACAGCATATCGCGGAGATTCAGAAAGAGCTTAAAGTGTCTGGTAATCTTTATTTGAAATGTGATCATGCTTTGTCAATTGCCGGTTCGGTCAAAGCGCGTGGTGGCTTCTATGAAGTGCTCTACTTTGCGGAGCAGATTGCATTAAAAGAAGGCAAAATTAAAAAGACAGATGATTATGCCAAGTTTCTTAATGAAGAGATGAAAGATTTGTTCAGCCAGTATACAATTGGTGTCGGCTCAACTGGCAATCTGGGTCTGAGCATTGGAATTATGAGTGCCAAGCTTGGTTTCCAAGTCGACGTTTACATGTCACGTGACGCAAAACAGTGGAAAAAAGATTTGTTGCGTGAAAAAGGTGCCACTGTTCTTGAATTTGAAGGAGACTTCGGTGAAGCGGTTAAAGCTGGTCGTCATGAAACGAATCAAAATCCAAATGGATATTTTGTTGATGATGAAGATTCAAAAGAGTTATATCTCGGTTACAGTACCGCTGCTCTCCGTCTGAAAGAGCAGTTGGATGAGCAAGGTGTACGAGTAGATGCTGAAAATCCGCTTTTTGTCTACTTGCCTTGCGGTGTCGGCGGAGCACCTGGTGGTATAACATTTGGTCTTAAAGAAGTATTCGGAGACAATGTCCATTGTTTCTTTGCGGAACCGATTGAATCACCTTCTGTCCTTGTAGGAATTTTGACTGGTGAAATGGACAAAGTAAGTGTCCAGGATTTCGGTATAACGAATCGTACAGAAGCGGATGGACTAGCTGTTGGTACACCGTCGATCTTTGCAACGCCAATAAGCAATGTGCTCATCAGCGGAAATTATACAATAAGAGATGAAGAGCTCTTTGAGATGCTTGCCAGACTTGCCGATGCTGAAAACATATACGTTGAGCCTTCAGCTACAGCAGGATTATTCGGACCTCAAAAAGTTGCTGATTATGTAGAGAAGATTGGGGCCGACCCGTCAAAAATTAATCATATCGCATGGTCTACGGGGGGCTTACTCGTTCCTGAGAATGAGATGAAGCAGTGGTATGAGCGTGGAAAGTCGTATCTCAGATAGAATTAATAGGCAGATGCAGGTTATAAAACCTGTATCTGTTTGTTATTTTTAAGATGGAATGATTGTCATGCTAGTCTAAAAATTGATATGATGATTTCATAGAAAGCCACTTGTATTTAAGAAAGCGGGATGGAATCAATGAAGAAGATCGCTAACTCTGTTACAGAACTGATTGGAAATACACCAGTTGTTAAATTGAATCGCCTCGTACCCGAGGGGGCAGCTGATGTGTATGTAAAACTGGAGATGTTTAATCCTTCAAAAAGTGTTAAAGATCGTGCTGCATATAATATGATTCGAAATGCTGAAGATAAAGGCTTGCTTAAGCCGGGAGCTACAATAATTGAACCGACGAGTGGAAATACAGGGATTGGACTTGCTATGGCTGCTGCAGCTAAAGGATACCGAGCAATTCTTGTCATGCCGGACAATTCGACGCAAGAAAGGATAAATGTTCTGAAAGCTTACGGTGCGGAAGTTTATCTGACTCCGAACGATGAAAAGATGCCAGGATCTATCAAAAAAGCACTTGAACTGCAAGAGAAGATTCCAGGAAGCTTCATCCCTCAACAATTTGAGAATGAGGCGAATCCTGATGTCCATAGACATTCAACAGCTTTGGAAATCATCGAGCAAATGGAAGGGGAGCTGGATGTCTTTGTGGCAACAGCAGGGACAGGCGGAACTATTACAGGTACTGGTGAAGTATTGAAAGAAAAAATTCTGGGAATACATATTGCAGTTGTAGAGCCTGAGGGATCACCCGTTCTATCTGGTGGTAAGCCAGGCAAGCACAAACTAGTCGGTACTAGTCCTGGATTCGTCCCTGAAATTTTGAATACAGACGTCTATGATGAGATTATCCAACTTGCCGATGAAGATGCTGTAGCAATGTTCAACGCTTTGCCGAAGAATGAGGGTATTTTTGTAGGACTCTCAGGAGCGGCAGCAATTCATGGAGCGATCGAAGTAGCAAAAAGAATCGGTAAAGGAAAAAAGGTACTTGTAATTGCTCCCGATTCAGGAGAGCGTTATCTGAGTATGGATCTTATTGAAGACTAATAAGGGGAGACAACAATTGAAATATTTTGCGATTATAGATGGAGAGCTAGAGAGTGGACTTCATATAACTGGAGTTGAAGGAGAGGTTCTCACACTACAAGAGCTGAATGAGAAAGCTGATATTCAAGGAAAAGAATATGAAACTATTGATGCAAGTGGTGACTTAAAAGCAGAAGGAACAATTGTCCTAAATAATATTCCGATCTCTTTGGAAGGAAGAAATGCTTTTGAGGAAAGATTCCTGGGAAGAGCTCGCGCCATCGAGGAGACACCCGGATTTATCGCAATACGTGTACTCCGTCCTTTAAATGATGAGGTGTATGTAGTTCTTACTCAATGGGAATCTGAACAGGCTTTTCGCGATTGGCAATCTTCGTCTGCCTACAGTAAGGCACATAAAAGAAGGCATACAGCTGAAGGTCTTGATCAACGGCCTGGTGTCCTATCTAAAAAGCCTTTCCATAAATTATATACAGTATAATTCCATCATGGCAAAAACGATTGATACAGCGGGATTTGTGAGGAAGAGTTAAGAATATCCTCCAAAAGTTACCCCAATAACCTTATTTCGCTAAAAGAATTGACTGTTGCTTGCTCTATACGGCATAAATTTTAATTAGACAGCAACATGCCTAATCTGACACATGAGGATAACTGGCAGGTAAAGGTGACCGGATTGCTGAACGGTGAGAAACCATATCATCACGTTACTTGCGAACAGGTTTCATGAGATCAATAGTTGAAACAGACGAAGAAAACGGACACATGAGCTTAATTGCTTGGTGTCCGTTTTTTGCGTTTAATGGATTAAAGATTAACAGTAATCTCAACATCACTTGAACCATACAGTCTTTCGCAATTTGCTTTAGCATTTGATATTAGCCAATCAACAGCTTCTTGTTCACGATTCTTTCTCTCTTCTAAAGGAAATGTATCTGTATCATCATTGGCAGCGATCATTATATCTTTAGGGGCGCCCACCAAATGTAGTGCAATCAATTTTTCTCCATCTTCTATAACACGTGAAATCTCAAATTTATATTTGCTCAAATCAAATTCCTCCTTGGTTGGTTCTTATATTCGATCATTTCTTTCACCGCTATGAAAGTCATTAAACAACTTTTTTATCAATGTAAATATATCGAATGTAGTTTTGTTGTACACCTTATTATCCGTTTCTTAATTAGATTTATCAAGCAGATCAGGGACAGGAGGTTATTTGAGTTGAAATTCAGCTATGGTTCATAAAATATAGGAACCAAACAGCATGGTTTTGTTCGTCCGCAGAAGCTTCCATAAATGCTTTCCTAACGACATCGACTTCATATTTTCTTGCTATTTCATGATAGAAGTCTACAGTCTTCTGTTCATCCTTGAATGCTGCTAACACTCCACTTTTGTAATTGTCGGGACATGACTCAGTGATTTGCGGCTTAAGTTGATTGCCAGTCAATGATAAATAAATCTGTGAAAAAGTGTGATAGTGTCTTATTTCGTCATTTCTAATTTCAAGAATCTTCTCTTTAATTTCAGAAGATGGAGCTTGATTAGCAAGTATCCCGTAGCAGTAAATTGCTGAGTATTCACCGTGAAGGGCCTTGGTAATATCAGTAATCAAATTGCTGCGTAAAGCATCTGCCGATGTATAAGTGGTCACAGTTCATCCTCTCCTTATATTCAACATATGGAGTGCGCAAAATAAATGAAACATGTCCCAAGAATAGGAGAGATTCAACACAGTCCTTACGTAGGTTTCCAACGAATTAAATGTTGGATTCTGTCTAGGCCTCGAATTATATACAATTGAATAAATAGAAACACCTCTGCAGCTGTTTCGTCAGATGCGGAGGTGTTTCTGCTTATGTATGATTTACTGCTTTTATGATATAATTTAATAAACCCCCGTACCGTATGGATAAGCTGAGAAGGAGAGTGTTACAGATGTCCAAATCCGAAGAGACAAAAACAACGAAGCGGCAGCCACATGATAAAGAAAAGATGATTAACAGATTGAAACGGATCGAAGGACAAGTGCGAGGTATTCAAAATATGATTGAAAACGACAGATACTGTGTCGATATTCTTACTCAGATCTCTGCTATTAATGCAGCAATGAATAATGTCGGTCTTCAATTGCTTGAAAAGCACACCCAACATTGCGTTGCTGATGCGATTAAAGAAGGACAAGGCGATGAGGCAATTGAAGAATTGATGCTTGTCTTCAAAAGGTTTTCCAAAGTGTAAGATGCCGGCAAGCAGCTGGTGTCTTAATACATACATAGTTAAATTACGGTGGAATGGTACCTTCTCGGCAACAATAACTTATTTTAGAAAGTGATATTTTTCTCCTTGGCACATAGGCTGAGGCAATTCATAAGAATAGTTGACAGAGCAATTTTTTAATCATATGATTTTATCAATTGTTAGGCTTGGAGAGGGAATTGTTATGGGTCAAGATTATCAGCATCTAGAGAATTCACATGAAAAAATTTTGCGGGTTGCCCGTGATTTGTTTATGAAACTGGGGTATAAAGCAGTATCTACAAGACAAATAGCCGAAATTTGCGGAATTACCCAACCAACATTGTATCACCATTTCAAGAACAAACAACAACTCTATGTAGAAGTGCTGAAATCCGAACTTGCGGTTGCGAAGTCAGATTTCAAAAGCATTATCTCAGCACACTGTCATTCATTTGAAGAATGCATTTATGAGCTGAGTGCCTATATGCTTATCAATAAGCCTACTTCGCTTGGACAAATGTTCCATGATATTGCGCATCATCTTAGTGATGAACAACAAAATGAAATGCGCGAGAAATGGCTTGATGCATATCTTCAGCCGATTGTATCTGTTTTTGAAAAAGGGATTGAACAAGGTGCATTTAGAAACCCGGCTGATTTTGGTTCTTTTGCTGAACCATCAGCGTATATGCTTATGAATTTGATAGCTTCTCATCAATCGAGGGAGCCGCTTAAAGAAGAAGATGCACGTAAACAAGCAAAATTTTATACAAATGTCATGATGTATGGCCTTTCATCCCGCTCAGATTGAATCGAAGCGGGTTGCTTTTCCGAATCAACCTATCAATTGATTGATAGAGAAAATTGTTTGGAAGCAATACCTTAAGGGAAAGAGCACAGATGAAAAGGTTTGAACGTACTTATACGGGTAGGGAGAAGAGACATGGATAAGAAAAAAGTGATTGTAATTGGAGCAGGTGTGGCGGGTCTTGCAAGTGCGATAAGGCTGCAGCACGCAGGTTATGAAGTGGAAATTTTTGAAAAAGAGAAACTGCCAGGCGGCAAAATGCATCGGATTGAAAAGGATGGTTACAAATTTGACCTCGGCCCTACAATTGTCATGATGCCTGAATTGTACAAAGAATTATTTGAATTATGTGACCGTAATCCCGATGATTATATTCCAATGGAGCGGCTTGATCCGATGTACAGTGTGTTTTTTGGAGATCAGCCTGATGATCAATATGATATATCTTCTGACTTGGTCAAATTAACAGCCACTCTTGAAAAATTCAGTGATGAAGATGCAAAAGGGTTCATGTTCTACCTGCAAGAGATATATAAGCGCTTCCTTGTTGCGAAGAATCATTTTATCCAGCGCCCTTTCCGCAATAAATCTGATTTCTATAACCCATCAACATTGAAGAAGGCATTTGAATTAAAGACACTCGATGCTGCTGATCATTTTATTGGCAAGTACATTGTGAATGAACGCCTACGCCAAATGATCAGTTTTCAGACATTGTATATCGGTGTATCACCATTCACTGGACCTTCCTTGTATACAATGATTCCGATGATTGAATTCCTTTACGGAGTGTGGTTTATCAAAGGCGGCATGTATACAATGGCAGAAGCGATGGAGCGGCTGTTCCTTGAGCTTGGCGGCAGCATTCGTTATGAGGAAAATGTAGAAGAAATTCTAATTGATGGAAAACACGCAAAGGGCATTCGTTCAAATGACAATAATCATTATTCTGATTATGTTGTATGCAATGCAGATTTCCCATTTGCTATGAAACATCTCGTAAAGGATAAAAAAGCAAAGGGAAAATATACAGATAAGAAAATTGACAGTATGAAGTATTCCTGTTCCTGTTTCCTTATGTATCTTGGAATGAATCGAAAATATGATGAAGTCAAA is a window from the Aciduricibacillus chroicocephali genome containing:
- a CDS encoding acetyl-CoA carboxylase biotin carboxyl carrier protein subunit, whose product is MHEIKASMAGNVWKIVVEAGETVEAGQDVVILESMKMEIPISTESKGIVKEIKVEEGSFVNEGDVLITLEA
- a CDS encoding 5'-3' exonuclease, producing the protein MLVDGMALLFRGFFATSFRGNFMLNNSGTPTNGVYQFTRYLLDAAEYFQPSHLICCWDMGSKTFRTELFTDYKANRGAPPEELIPQFEMAKEVAEILEIPNVGIDNFEADDCIGTLAQLYAVDNTVTILTGDQDILQLVQPGIEVAIMRKGMGNYEVFTADNFQEKRGLQPSQIIDLKGLMGDTSDNYPGVKGIGEKTALKLLQEHKTIDLILEQLDQLPKGVRTKIENDLDMLHVSRELAAIKCDVEIECPLERAEWKYDREIVRTTLLEKDLERIAKLV
- a CDS encoding FAD-dependent oxidoreductase codes for the protein MSTRHESIWNGTVEQPSFKPLKEDIEADIVVAGGGIAGITTAFLLSQEGKNVVLLEARTLLSGTSGYTTAKLSAQHYLIYAKLIELYGENIAKLYYEANCNAISSIESWAEARGIDCDFLREDSYVFTKQQEMKSSLEKEAEAYKKLCIDGDVIEGSPAFSDAVASPVMRNQAMFHPGKWLKGLIHEMENAGVRIFENTSLEDVEKTDDKIVCKTGTEHNITCSDLVIATHFPVYAENKFYVNNMSAESSVAMAFKTDKQLPTGMYITAEMPKWTMRNVKVGEESYILVGGESHPTGDGMSEEERYNRTALYAEEHLGLTKPAFRWSTRDYFSPDHIPLVGHLHEDTDHIYVLTGFSKWGLSNSTAGAQIIKDLIMGNDNPYIALYSPQREREEWTASSGENEAVKTYGANKTIENLKNNQAAVIKKDDKDIGVFKDENGELHYIDLSCTHMGCGVKWNDGDLTWDCPCHASRFSATGEVIGGPATEPLEKIDHL
- a CDS encoding enoyl-CoA hydratase-related protein: MSEWIAVEQISEHTLVFKLNRPEAANALSLELLHQLNGCLDRIQADDLLNCLIITGSGSKAFCAGADLKERREMNGEQVKSTVKLIGDTFRKIESLPMPTIAAINGAAFGGGLELALACDLRVISKNAKVGLTETSLAIIPGGGGTQRLPRLIGKGMAKKMIFEAKPVTAEKAFSLGIAEELVEAEELMPAALSIADNISGNGPIALRLAKKAIEAGLETSLESGLQLEHELYLQTLHTEDRIEGLQAFKEKRKPCYKGK
- a CDS encoding acyl-CoA carboxylase subunit beta encodes the protein MSYLDKHEEVTSRIKRGGKEKYHEKNEEKGKLFVRKRLELLFDEGTEIEDAIFANCEDPTLPADGVVTAIGTINGQKVCAIANDSTVKAGSWGKRTVEKIIRMQETAEKLEIPLIYLVDSAGARITDQIEMFPGRRGAGRIFHNQIKLSGRIPQICLLFGPSAAGGAYIPAFCDIVVMVEGNASMYLGSPRMAEKVIGEKVSLEEMGGARMHCSISGCGDVLAETEEEAIEFARKYLGYFPANYRQKPAHSDIVKPKEFEKGIADILPENQNAAFNMHDLIARIIDEDSFVEIKKLFAGEIITGLARMNGMPLGIIANQPRVKGGVLFPDSADKAAKFIQLCDAFHIPLLFLADVPGFMIGTSVEKAGIIRHGAKMLASMSEATVPKISVIVRKAYGAGLYAMAGPAFEPDACLALPTAQIAVMGPEAAVNAVYANKIAELPEEERPAFIKEKQDEFKAEIDIYRLASELVIDDIVQPDQLRKELSRRYETYSTKDIQFTKRKHGVYPV
- a CDS encoding acetyl-CoA carboxylase biotin carboxylase subunit, producing MRKILIANRGEIASRIIRTCKELGILTVAIYSEADKEAPFVSQADEAYLLGAPRVEESYMDMDKVFEIANQSGAEAIHPGYGFFSENAAFAKRCKEEGITFIGPSPEVIAKMGNKIEARLLMKQAGMPVVPGTDQAVESAEEAVEAAEKIGYPVMLKAAAGGGGIGMVSAANREECVKAFASNSERAKRFFGDGSMFVEKKIENARHIEVQIIADDNGNVIHLFDRECSIQRRNQKVIEEAVSPFLSEQTRNEICMSAVNAAKSIGYVNAGTFEFIADEQENFYFLEMNTRIQVEHPVTEEVTGIDIVQEQLNVARGKAILIDQSEVKRIGHAIEARIYAEDPHTFFPSPGKITTLIVPEMENLRNEVAVVEDYTVTPFYDPMIAKVIARGENREEACDALIAGLEKWQIEGIKTNKQMVLDILKSAEFKDGNTTTDFVAKYYLPNSKK